One region of Vicia villosa cultivar HV-30 ecotype Madison, WI unplaced genomic scaffold, Vvil1.0 ctg.001420F_1_1, whole genome shotgun sequence genomic DNA includes:
- the LOC131635074 gene encoding uncharacterized protein LOC131635074, with amino-acid sequence MKKKLDTRFPAARIKKIMQADEDVGKIALAVPVLVSKALELFLQDLCDRTYEITLQRGAKTMNSLHLKHCVQSYNVFDFLKDVVSKVPDYGHGHGHTDAGGADDQAIPKRRKAAGDDCNDSDEEAKRGKMVELGHPSPTGRGRGRGRGRGRGRGRGRASQREGHHQETEFDPFPSIPQVSQQITDTNVVIHDISEPRELPKENIVAPVENSDSLRNIDLNANMNESDDKKVNTVVNLAVTIPEAANPDAANPAHANPDAANPAPANSDAANPVAAIPEAGKTSLSEPAPADSMHHEEIPGWSLSEVDKMAIDTMQLAQRMEEDDEDYDEEDE; translated from the exons ATGAAGAAGAAGCTCGATACCCGTTTCCCTGCT GCTCGGATAAAGAAGATTATGCAAGCAGATGAGGATGTTGGAAAGATAGCACTGGCTGTGCCTGTTTTAGTCT CTAAAGCTCTAGAGCTATTTCTGCAAGATCTATGTGACCGCACTTATGAAATAACTCTTCAAAGAGGGGCAAAAACCATGAATTCCTTGCATTT AAAGCATTGTGTACAAAGCTATAATGTCTTTGACTTTCTGAAGGATGTAGTCAGCAAGGTTCCTGACTACGGCCATGGTCACGGCCATACTGATGCTGGTGGCGCTGATGATCAGGCCATTCCAAAAAGAAG GAAAGCAGCAGGTGATGATTGTAATGACAGCGATGAAGAAGCTAAGAGGGGCAAGATG GTTGAGTTGGGCCACCCTAGCCCTACTGGTAGGGGAAGAGGCCGAGGTAGAGGAAGAGGACGTGGTCGAGGTCGGGGACGGGCAAGTCAAAGAGAGGGACATCATCAAGAGACTGAGTTTGATCCCTTTCCTTCTATTCCCCAAGTTAGCCAACAGATTACAGATACAAATGTGGTTATACATGATATCTCAGAGCCAAGGGAGTTACCAAAGGAGAATATCGTTGCTCCTGTAGAAAACTCCGACTCACTCCGTAATATTGATCTGAATGCCAATATGAACGAAAGTGATGACAAAAAGGTCAACACAGTTGTTAATCTCGCAGTCACTATTCCTGAAGCCGCAAATCCCGATGCCGCTAATCCTGCACATGCTAATCCCGATGCCGCTAATCCTGCACCTGCTAATTCCGATGCCGCTAATCCTGTTGCCGCAATTCCTGAAGCCGGGAAAACCTCACTGTCTGAACCTGCTCCAGCAGACAGCATGCATCATGAAGAAATTCCGGGCTGGTCCCTTTCAGAGGTGGACAAGATGGCCATTGATACGATGCAGCTCGCACAGCGAATGGAAGAGGACGATGAAGATTATGACGAGGAGGACGAGTAA
- the LOC131635079 gene encoding cysteine proteinase inhibitor 6-like, producing the protein MRATFSSILSLFFLFFAIFTFPQSSGDCSDFDHAQMADTRSGGIYDSPTSQNSLETESLARFAVDQHNAKQNSLLEFARVVKAQEQVVAGTLHHLTIEAVDAGEKKIYNAKVWVKPWLNFKELQEFEHAGAGDGPSFTSADLGVKKDGPKPGWQSVPTEDPQVQDAADHALKSIQQRSNSLVPYELHEVSDAKAEVSDDVAKFDLLLKLKRGEKQEKFKVVVHKNNEGTFQLNHLEADHS; encoded by the exons ATGAGAGCAACTTTTTCTTCAATTCTTTCgttattcttcctcttcttcgcaaTCTTCACCTTTCCACAATCTTCCGGCGACTGCTCCGATTTCGATCACGCACAAATGGCTGATACCAGATCCGGCGGGATCTACGATTCTCCCACTTCTCAAAACTCCCTCGAAACTGAATCCCTCGCTCGATTCGCCGTTGATCAACACAACGCTAAACAG AATTCGCTGCTGGAGTTTGCGAGAGTGGTGAAAGCTCAGGAACAGGTTGTTGCTGGTACATTGCATCACCTTACTATTGAGGCTGTTGATGCCGGTGAGAAGAAGATCTATAATGCTAAAGTTTGGGTTAAACCCTGGTTGAATTTTAAGGAACTTCAGGAGTTTGAGCATGCTGGTGCTGGTGATGGACCTTCATTTACTTCTGCTGATCTTGGTGTCAAAAAGG ATGGTCCCAAGCCGGGGTGGCAGTCTGTGCCAACAGAAGACCCTCAAGTTCAGGATGCAGCAGATCATGCTCTTAAGTCCATCCAGCAGAGGTCCAATTCACTAGTGCCCTATGAACTCCACGAGGTTTCTGATGCGAAGGCTGAG GTCAGCGATGATGTTGCCAAGTTTGATTTGCTTCTCAAGCTCAAGCGAGGAGAAAAACAAGAGAAGTTCAAGGTAGTGGTGCACAAGAATAACGAAGGGACTTTCCAACTTAATCATTTGGAAGCAGATCATTCCTAG